From Camelus dromedarius isolate mCamDro1 chromosome X, mCamDro1.pat, whole genome shotgun sequence, one genomic window encodes:
- the LOC135320087 gene encoding casein kinase I-like codes for MASSSVCSSSKGELIVGGKYKLVRKIGSGSFGDVYLAINIIKGEEVAVKLESQASRYPHLLYESKLYKVLQGGVGIPHIRWYGQEKDYNVLVIDLLGPSLENLFNFCSRRFTLKTVLMLADQMISRIEYLHTKNFIHRDIKPDNFLMGIGRHCNKLFLIDFGLAKKYRDSRTRQHIPYREDTNFTGTPRYASINAHLGVEQSRRDDMESLGYVLMYFNRTSLPWQGIKAATKKQKYEKISEKKMSTPVEVLCKGFPAEFAMYLNYCRGLRFEETPDYVYLRQLFRMLFRTLNHHHDYTFDWVMLKQKAAQQAASSSGQGQQAQTPKGF; via the coding sequence ATGGCGAGCAGCAGCGTCTGCAGCAGCTCCAAGGGCGAGTTAATTGTGGGAGGGAAATATAAACTGGTACGGAAGATCGGGTCTGGCTCCTTTGGGGACGTTTACCTGGCGATCAACATCATCAAAGGCGAGGAAGTGGCAGTGAAGCTAGAATCTCAGGCATCCAGGTATCCCCATTTGCTGTACGAGAGCAAACTGTATAAGGTTCTTCAAGGTGGGGTCGGCATCCCCCACATACGGTGGTATGGTCAGGAAAAAGACTACAATGTGCTAGTCATTGATCTTCTTGGACCCAGCCTCGAAAACCTCTTCAATTTCTGTTCGAGAAGGTTCACTTTGAAAACTGTACTTATGTTAGCTGACCAGATGATCAGTAGAATTGAGTATCTGCATACAAAGAATTTTATACACAGAGACATTAAACCAGATAACTTCCTAATGGGTATTGGGCGTCACTGCAATAAGTTATTCCTTATTGATTTTGGTTTGGCCAAAAAGTACAGAGACAGCAGGACTAGGCAACACATACCTTACAGAGAAGATACAAATTTCACTGGCACTCCTCGATATGCTAGCATCAATGCACATCTTGGTGTTGAGCAGAGTCGCCGAGATGACATGGAATCATTAGGATATGTTTTGATGTATTTTAATAGAACCAGCCTGCCATGGCAAGGAATAAAGGCtgcaacaaaaaagcaaaaatatgaaaaaattagcGAAAAGAAGATGTCCACACCTGTTGAAGTTTTATGTAAGGGGTTTCCTGCAGAATTTGCCATGTACTTAAACTATTGTCGTGGGCTGCGCTTTGAGGAAACCCCAGATTACGTATACCTGAGGCAGCTATTCCGCATGCTTTTCAGGACCCTGAACCACCACCATGACTACACATTTGATTGGGTAATGTTAAAGCAGAAAGCAGCCCAGCAGGCAGCCTCTTCAAGTGGGCAGGGTCAGCAGGCCCAAACCCCCAAAGGCTTCTAA